DNA from Aureimonas sp. AU20:
GGGCTTTGCCGAGTTGGAGCAGCGCTTCGGCGCGCTGGACATTCTCGTCAACAACGCCGGAATGCAGCACCGCGCGCCTTTGGACGAGTTCCCCGTGGAACGCTGGAGCGAGATGTTCCGCGTCAATGTCGACTCGGCCTTTCTGTCGGCCCGCGCGGCGGCGCGGGGCATGATCGCTCGCGGGCGCGGCAAGATCATCAACATCGCCTCGGTGCAGAGCGAACTCGCCCGGCCCGGCATCGCCCCCTACACGGCCACCAAGGGCGCCATTCGCCAGCTGACGCGCGGCATGGCGGCGGACTGGGCGCGCCACGGGCTGCAATGCAACGCCATCGCGCCCGGCTATTTCGAGACGGAGCTGAACCGGGCGCTGGTGGAGGACGCCGAATTCAGCGCTTGGCTCGCCAAGCGCACGCCGGCCGGGCGCTGGGGCCGGGTGGAAGAGTTGGTCGGCGCGGCGGTGTTCCTCGCCTCCGACGCCGCCTCCTTCGTCAACGGCCACACGCTCTATGTCGACGGGGGCATAACCACGTCGCTTTGACGCGACTCCCAGGCGCGGCGTCGCCTCGCCTGGGAGCGCGGGGCAAGTCAGGAGGCGATGCTCTTTTCGCCGTCCAGCCGACCTTCGCGAAGACCCTTGGCGAGGCCGATGTCGGTCGGCAGCAGGGGCAGAAGGCAGGCCTGGAGCGCGTGGTAGAGATCGGGCTTGCCGGCGAAGGGCTCCGGCTTGGGGCGGTTGTCGGGGCCGAGCTGCGGGTGCCAGCCGCCATGGCGGCGGTCGATCAGGTAAAGCGCCGAGAAGTCCCAGATGCGGCGATACCAGTCTTCGTAGAAGGCCTCGCCCGTCACGCCGCGAAGGGCCGCCGCCGCCGCGATGCCCTCGCAGGCCGGCCACCAGTAGCGGTCCGCGATGCGCGCCTGCCCGTCCCAGCCGAGCGTATAGTAGAAGCCGCCGCGCTCGCCGTCCCACCCGTCGGCCACGGCCTGCGCGAAGAGGGAGCGGGCGGATTCCAGCATCCAGTCGCTCGCGCGCCCTTCCAGCTCCCAGAGCTGTACCAGAAGCCGCGCCCATTCCAGCCAATGGCCGGGCGTCGTGCCGAAGGGGCGGAAGATCGGGTTGCCGTCATAGGCGCGGTCGACCTGCCAGTCCGTCGTGAAATGCTCCGGCAGGTGCCAGCCGTTGGCGCGGGCATGGCGATTGACCACGAGATCGGCGATGCGATGCGCCTTCTCCAGATAGGCCCGCTCGCCCGTCGCCTCGAAGGCGGCCATCAGGGCCTCCGTCAGGTGCATGTTGGAGTTCTGGCCGCGATAGGTGTCGAAAGGCCGCCAGTCGCGCGTGAACTCCTCGGCGGAGGCGCCGTGCGCCTCTTCCCAGAAGCGCGTGTCGAGAATCTCCGTCACGTCGGCGAGCAGCCGGCCGGCGTCGGGATGGCCGGCCAGCAGCGCGCTGGAGGCGGCGAGCAGCACGAAGGCATGGCCATAGGCCTGCTTCTTGTCGTCCACGAAGCCGGACGGGCCGAAGCTCCAGGCGTAGCCGCCATGCTGGGCGTCGCGATGGCGCTCCCACAGGGCGCGCATGCCGTGATCGACGATCGCATCGGCGCCGGGCCGGCCCTGAAGGCTGGCCAGCGCGAAGCAATGCACGAGGCGGGTCGTGGTGTGGAGTTCGGTGGTGCCGTCGCTGGCCAGCGGTCGCCCGTCGGTGTCGGGCACCGCGATGGAGCCGGAGGGGCCGAGGCTCGCCGCCTCGAAAAAGCGGAACAGGTCGTCCGCCTCGCGCAGGAGCCATTGCCGATGCGCCCCCCGCATCACCCAAGGCTTCACCGAATCGTGATTGTTCGCCATCGCTCGCTCTCCCCCTTCTCGCGCCCCACATCCCTTGAGCGCCTGCGTTTCCCTCCGCTAGCGAAGCCCGGCGCGGAAGGCCAGAGCGACGTTTGGCAGACCCTCGTTTTGCCGATCCGGCGCGTTCCGATCCATGCAGGAATAGAAGGTATTGCATGGCAGCCATGCGAAACCGAGCTTGCTCAATTGCGCCGCAACATGGTTATGTGGCGTTGCATTGTTTCCTCCCAGATACCTTGCATTCTTAGCCCACTCGGTCCTCCCCCGAGTGGGCTTTTTCTTTTTCCGTGGATGAAGCGGATTTCCCTGTCCCTGGAAACACCTCGCGCACCGACCTTCGCTATCGTCGGCTCGAACCGGCATCTTAGCATCGCGCAAGCGCCGGCCACTGCGAGTGGGGGAGGGGTTTATGCGGATCGAGACCTTGGTGACGATCTTCGTCCATGGCACGGCCTTGGCCATGCTTCTGGCGGCAGGTTGGGTGGGGCTGGCGCTGTTTCTGCCCTGACGTTTTTCCCACGTACCGCAGGGAAGTCCGGCTCGAAGCGGGCCTCAGAGTCGCGAGCCGGCGGCGACGGAAGCAAGGCGAGTTTGGGAAATCCTAACCTCAACATTTCGCAGCTGCGAAATGAATGTTTCCCACTGGCCTTTCCTTAACCCGTTTCGGCGACTCCTGGCCTTGCATTTCGAGGGCACACAACGCGTCACAGGAGTATCGAGATATGCGTATGACGGTTGGCAGGAAGCTTTTCCTGCTCATGGCCTTCGCGATCGCCATCGCCATCGGCTATGCCGGTGTTCAGCTCTGGACCTTGCGCGATCAGCTCTGGGCCGATCGGGCCGACCTTCTCAAGGCGCAGATCGACGCCTCGCTCTCGACCATGGCCTCGCTTCAGGCCCGTGTGGATGCCGGCGAGCTGACCGTCGAGGAAGCGCAGAAGACAGCGCGCGCCGTTCTGCGGCCCATCCGCTTCGGCGGCGACAATTATCTCGTCAGCTTCGACTCCAAGGGCATCCGCACGATCTTCCCCAAGGCCGAGCAGGAAGGCGAAAGCGGCTGGGAGCGGCGCGACGGGAACGGCGTGTACCTCAACCAAGAGATGATCCGGCGCGGCATGGAAGGCGGCGGCTACACCAGCTATTCCACCAAGCGGCTCGGCGGCACGGAAGACGTGCCGAAATACGCCTATTCCGCCTATTTCAAGCCTTGGGACTGGGTCATTGCCACGGGCGTCTATGTCGACGACATCCAGGTCGTTCTGCGCCAGCGTATGATCGAGGCGGCCTGCTGGCTGGCGGGCATGGCGCTTCTGATGGCGATCGGCGGCTTTCTCGTCACGCGCAACATCACGCGTCGCCTGTCCGGTTCGGTCGCGGTGGCCGAGGCGATCGGCCGAGGCGACCTGTCGCAGCGGATCGAGCCCAAGGGCTCGGACGAGATCGGCGATCTCCAGCGCGCCATGACGGCGATGAACGCCAAGCTGCGCGAGATCGTGGGCGAGGTGTCCAGTTCGGCCGCCATGGTGGCCACGGGCTCCGGCCAGTCGGCCGCCACGGCCGAGTCCCTTTCCTCCGGCTCCACCGAGCAGGCGGCGGCCAGCGAGGAATCGTCCGCCGCCGTGGAGCAGATGACGGCCAACATCCGCCAGACCGCCGACAACGCCGCCACCACGGAGAAGATCGCGGCCCAGGCGGCGCGCCATGCCGCCGAAAGCGGCGCGGCCGTGGTTCAGTCCACCGAGGCGATGCGCAGCATCGCCGAGAAGATCGCCGTGGTGCAGGAGATCGCGCGCCAGACAGACTTGCTTGCGCTCAACGCGGCGATCGAGGCCGCGCGCGCCGGGCAGCATGGCAAGGGCTTTGCCGTGGTGGCCTCCGAGGTCCGCAAACTTGCCGAGCGCAGCCAGATCGCCGCCGCCGAGATCGGCACCTTGTCCACGTCCACGCTGGTGGTCGCCGAAGGCGCGCAGGTGAAGCTCGCCGCGCTGCTGCCCGATATCCAGCGCACGGCCGAGCTCGTCCTGGAGATTTCGGCCGCTTGCCGCGAGCAGTCGATCGGCGCCGAGCAGATCAACCAGGCGATCACGCAGCTCGATCAAGTCACGCAGTCCACCGCCAGCGCGGCGACGCAGATGGCGGCGACCTCCGAACAGCTCTCGGGCGAGGCACGGCGCCTGGCCGAGCGGGCCTCGTTCTTCAAGCTCGGCGAAATCCGCTCCGCTGCGTCGACCGCCCCCGCCGCGCCAGCCTCCGCGAAGGTGGCACCCGCTCCGGTCAAGGCCCAGCCGGCTCCCGGTCCGCGCGCCGCCAAGCCGCAGCCCGCCCCGGCGCCTCGCTCGAATGCACCATCCGGCTTCGATCTCGATCTGGAGGACGGCGGCTTCGAGCGGCTCAGCGCCTGAGAGGCCATGACTTGAATAAAAAGGCCGGCTCGCGAGAGCCGGCCTTTTTTGTTTCAGCTTTGGAGATGCTCGCGCACGAGGGGCATGACGCGGGTGCCATAGAGTTCGATGCAGCGGAGCAGCGCCTCGTGGGGCAGGGGGCCGGCGCTGTATTTCAGCTGGAAGCGCGACAGGCCGAGCTTCTTGACCGTTCGGGCGATCTTTGCGGCGACGGTTTCCGGCGAGCCGACATAAAGCGAGCCGCGCTCGATCTCGCGCTCAAAGCTCGTCTTTTCCAGAGGCGGCCAGCCGCGCTCGGAGCCGATCTGATCGTGCATCCGCTTGTAGTCGGGCCAGAAGGTTTCGCGCGCCGCCTCGTCCGTTTCTCCGACGAAGCCGGGCGAATGGACGCCGATCGGCTGCACCGGGCGGTTGAACTCGGCCGCGGCCCGCGCGGATAGATCGACATAGGGGCGGAAGCGCGCGGGATCGCCGCCGATGATGGCGAGCAGCATGGGCATGTCGTAGCGCGCCGCGCGCACCACCGATTCCGGGCTGCCGCCGACGCCGATCCAAGTGCGCAGCGGCTGGCTCTCCGGCGGCGGAAAGACGCTCTGCTGCGTGAGCGGCGGGCGGATCGAGCCCTGCCATGTCACCGGCCCGCCGGAGCGCAGCGCCGCGAACAGATCCAGCTTCTCCTCGAACAGCGTCTCGTATTGCCGGAGGTCGAAGCCGAACAGGGGGAAGGATTCGGTGAAGGAGCCGCGCCCTAGGATCACC
Protein-coding regions in this window:
- a CDS encoding LLM class flavin-dependent oxidoreductase, with the translated sequence MTSSIDFGSLEFGLDTFGDVTRGPDGALRPHAAVLREVVEQGVLADSVGVDFFGVGEHHRVDFAVSAPDVVLAAIAARTTRIRLGSAVTVLSSDDPIRVFQRFSTLDGLSGGRAEVILGRGSFTESFPLFGFDLRQYETLFEEKLDLFAALRSGGPVTWQGSIRPPLTQQSVFPPPESQPLRTWIGVGGSPESVVRAARYDMPMLLAIIGGDPARFRPYVDLSARAAAEFNRPVQPIGVHSPGFVGETDEAARETFWPDYKRMHDQIGSERGWPPLEKTSFEREIERGSLYVGSPETVAAKIARTVKKLGLSRFQLKYSAGPLPHEALLRCIELYGTRVMPLVREHLQS
- a CDS encoding AGE family epimerase/isomerase — translated: MANNHDSVKPWVMRGAHRQWLLREADDLFRFFEAASLGPSGSIAVPDTDGRPLASDGTTELHTTTRLVHCFALASLQGRPGADAIVDHGMRALWERHRDAQHGGYAWSFGPSGFVDDKKQAYGHAFVLLAASSALLAGHPDAGRLLADVTEILDTRFWEEAHGASAEEFTRDWRPFDTYRGQNSNMHLTEALMAAFEATGERAYLEKAHRIADLVVNRHARANGWHLPEHFTTDWQVDRAYDGNPIFRPFGTTPGHWLEWARLLVQLWELEGRASDWMLESARSLFAQAVADGWDGERGGFYYTLGWDGQARIADRYWWPACEGIAAAAALRGVTGEAFYEDWYRRIWDFSALYLIDRRHGGWHPQLGPDNRPKPEPFAGKPDLYHALQACLLPLLPTDIGLAKGLREGRLDGEKSIAS
- a CDS encoding SDR family oxidoreductase, which codes for MTSGLFDLSGRLALVTGSSKGIGLALAQGLAEHGARILLNGRDAARLAEARDGLASAGIEAETLAFDVSDPAAVEAGFAELEQRFGALDILVNNAGMQHRAPLDEFPVERWSEMFRVNVDSAFLSARAAARGMIARGRGKIINIASVQSELARPGIAPYTATKGAIRQLTRGMAADWARHGLQCNAIAPGYFETELNRALVEDAEFSAWLAKRTPAGRWGRVEELVGAAVFLASDAASFVNGHTLYVDGGITTSL
- a CDS encoding methyl-accepting chemotaxis protein, whose amino-acid sequence is MRMTVGRKLFLLMAFAIAIAIGYAGVQLWTLRDQLWADRADLLKAQIDASLSTMASLQARVDAGELTVEEAQKTARAVLRPIRFGGDNYLVSFDSKGIRTIFPKAEQEGESGWERRDGNGVYLNQEMIRRGMEGGGYTSYSTKRLGGTEDVPKYAYSAYFKPWDWVIATGVYVDDIQVVLRQRMIEAACWLAGMALLMAIGGFLVTRNITRRLSGSVAVAEAIGRGDLSQRIEPKGSDEIGDLQRAMTAMNAKLREIVGEVSSSAAMVATGSGQSAATAESLSSGSTEQAAASEESSAAVEQMTANIRQTADNAATTEKIAAQAARHAAESGAAVVQSTEAMRSIAEKIAVVQEIARQTDLLALNAAIEAARAGQHGKGFAVVASEVRKLAERSQIAAAEIGTLSTSTLVVAEGAQVKLAALLPDIQRTAELVLEISAACREQSIGAEQINQAITQLDQVTQSTASAATQMAATSEQLSGEARRLAERASFFKLGEIRSAASTAPAAPASAKVAPAPVKAQPAPGPRAAKPQPAPAPRSNAPSGFDLDLEDGGFERLSA